A genomic stretch from Salarias fasciatus chromosome 10, fSalaFa1.1, whole genome shotgun sequence includes:
- the trim47 gene encoding E3 ubiquitin-protein ligase TRIM47 — protein MATAGAAVDDWREDLTCAICLDFFKDAVVLKCGHSFCRYCICMHWDENGGDFGYQCPQCRAVFNKRTLTKNYLVQSLVSKLDDMERLGSCPSQSKPVKVDGQCEQHGEELKLYCQTDKMPICVVCRESRAHRHHEVAPIPEVVNEMKMELKLRLMELNWQKSKCAKVRSADERTKNDVKLSKQRLKDKIESDVGALVQFLLDERDSLLDSLDAEEVATLALLDDNLKTVEEEAAAVDKAIAEIHDHIGGKSSFESLAKSYREAIHCKPFKPLEAVVCSADMPDFSEPFQLIMWKKMMHVLHNMPQNLTLDPDTAHQYLLITDFDTKVEESCIRHQEPDLPARFTRFFGVLATAQYSSGQHYWEVDVRDKGVWYLGVTTESSNRKGFVCLSPSSGYWSLCLQDRLYANGDDGRIPVADYWNSPRVGVFLDYDSGRLSFYDAVTMKRLFTFDTCFDEPVYPFFSPGKNDPGSRLQICHYY, from the exons ATGGCGACTGCCGGAGCAGCTGTGGACGACTGGAGGGAAGACCTGACGTGCGCCATCTGTTTGGATTTCTTCAAGGACGCCGTCGTGCTGAAATGCGGCCACAGCTTCTGTCGATACTGCATCTGCATGCACTGGGATGAAAATGGCGGAGACTTCGGGTATCAGTGTCCTCAGTGTCGAGCT GTGTTCAACAAGAGGACTCTCACTAAAAACTACCTGGTGCAGAGCCTGGTCTCCAAACTGGACGACATGGAGCGACTTGGCTCTTGTCCTTCACAATCAAAACCGGTCAAAGTGGACGGGCAGTGTGAGCAACACGGCGAGGAGCTGAAGCTGTACTGCCAGACTGACAAGATGCCCATCTGTGTCGTCTGCAGGGAGTCCAGAGCTCACAG ACATCACGAGGTGGCGCCGATACCAGAAGTCGTGAATGAGATGAAG ATGGAGTTAAAACTGAGACTGATGGAGCTCAACTGGCAAAAGTCAAAATGTGCAAAAGTCAGAAGTGCCGACGAGCGCACAAAAAATGACGTCAAG TTGAGTAAACAACGACTGAAGGACAAGATCGAATCCGATGTTGGCGCCTTGGTCCAGTTCTTGCTCGATGAGAGGGACTCCCTGCTCGACAGCCTGGACGCTGAAGAAGTGGCGACCTTGGCCCTGTTGGACGACAACTTGAAGACTgtggaggaagaagcagcagctgtagaCAAAGCCATAGCGGAGATCCACGACCACATCGGTGGGAAAAGCAGCTTCGAG AGTCTTGCAAAGAGTTACAGAGA AGCGATCCACTGCAAGCCCTTCAAGCCTCTGGAGGCAGTCGTGTGTTCGGCGGACATGCCGGACTTCTCGGAGCCCTTCCAGCTCATCATGTGGAAGAAGATGATGCACGTGCTGCACAACA tgCCCCAGAACCTCACCCTGGACCCGGACACGGCTCACCAGTACTTGCTCATCACAGACTTTGACACCAAAGTGGAGGAGAGCTGCATCCGCCACCAGGAGCCCGACCTGCCCGCCCGCTTCACCCGCTTCTTCGGCGTGCTCGCCACGGCCCAGTACTCCAGCGGCCAGCACTACTGGGAGGTGGACGTGCGGGACAAGGGCGTGTGGTACCTGGGAGTCACCACCGAGAGCAGCAACAGGAAGGGCTTCGTCTGCCTCTCGCCGTCCTCGGGCTACTGGAGCCTGTGCCTGCAGGACCGGCTCTACGCCAACGGCGACGACGGCCGCATCCCGGTCGCCGACTACTGGAACTCCCCCCGCGTCGGCGTGTTCCTCGACTACGACAGCGGGCGCCTCAGTTTCTACGACGCCGTGACGATGAAGCGGCTGTTCACCTTCGACACGTGCTTCGACGAGCCGGTGTACCCCTTCTTCAGCCCGGGGAAGAACGACCCGGGCAGCCGGCTGCAGATCTGCCACTATTACTGA